The Gasterosteus aculeatus chromosome 17, fGasAcu3.hap1.1, whole genome shotgun sequence genome includes a window with the following:
- the brpf3a gene encoding bromodomain and PHD finger-containing protein 3 isoform X1, with protein sequence MRKVRSWECDTVASGLKMGRGRGRGRGRGRGSSGQLRPPSPYRLQLSPSRETLTYAQAQKIVEVDLEGRLHRINITDALPVITEDEMMAQDIAECNSNKENSEQTQTKTRSWRKPPNSKSRKSVKNTSHQNQRSGSQQHTGPTNSLQQPAHHIPLPEPIFRVLSSVCPSEAPPLPTAYYRFIERSMEEQDSVAEYDMDEEDLAWLEMVNQKRVCDGHASVTADAFELLIDRLERESILESRSQALSQSAVDEDAFCCVCLDDECLNSNVILFCDICNLAVHQECYGVPYVPEGQWLCRCCLQSPSRPVDCVLCPNQGGAFKQTSDGRWAHVVCAIWIPEVCFANTVFLEPVEGVKNIPPARWKLTCYLCKQKGRGASIQCHKANCYRAFHVTCAQKAGLFMKIDPVRETGVNGTTFSVKKTAFCEHHSPVGSRRDGSGDESVEGRLVGGRGNRGQRSYTQSPPPPPPNKKATKGQKKKGAKGSARSTRRSTVPVLLVPQIPSHRLNKICTGVEVQRKNQFMQRLHNYWLLKRQSRNGMPLIRRLHSHLQAQKTAEQREPDEKLCAAREELRYWQKLRQDLERARLLVELIRKRERLKREQMKIQQAALELQLTPALVLLRSTLEQLQEKDTAKIFSQPVDLSEVPDYLEFISQPMDFSTMCTKLEGHAYCSIADIEKDFNLMISNCLKYNSKDTMFHKTALQLREVGGAVLRHAHRQSQSIGLDPSTGMHLPESPNRHGFYTCTWDDVDSLLDPENRLHLTTDEQLKALLDKLDMVASMRTSGGRTKRIRLLRREINSLRQKMNQQQQNSQSANHKDDEGEEEEEEEEEEEKGAKEEKKKKKGPLRAMSNSGTDDSPPVLELTCPVSSPLPGDAPLEPPVLGIVPGGRRSPGRSYKRQRSSRAGGKSQAEDEAEVGETPSSQQEAVHEVTPLGTPPTLPLVGVGRRTSVLFKKAKNGARLVRNKSPPQQNGKASEGKTNGLENSPASPSPPSVTNVMTLPPTPSASPAPPSPSSHHLRSRGPSSESEADKLPPPPGEGGLTNGKNTYADHHHDDDKQLNCSSSPPKRSRGKPALARVPNSEHGDICGSAGQSTLLSLDRESELGPLDLVWAKCRGYPSYPAMIVDPDMPQEGLLHNGIPIPVPPVEVLKLGDFRETEEGEKLFLVLFFDTKRTWQWLPRNKLLPMGMDNTADKLRLMEGKKPSVRKSVHTAYDRAMVHLNHVRGNLNFTPSNFI encoded by the exons ATGCGGAAGGTGAGGAGCTGGGAATGTGACACAGTTGCCAGCGGACTCAAGATGGGTAGGGGccgaggcagagggagaggaaggggcaGGGGATCATCTGGACAGTTGCGGCCCCCTTCGCCCTACAGACTGCAGCTCTCTCCATCCAGGGAGACTTTGACGTACGCTCAGGCGCAGAAGATAGTGGAAGTGGACCTGGAGGGAAGGCTCCATCGGATTAACATCACGGACGCTCTGCCGGTGATCACCGAGGACGAGATGATGGCCCAGGACATCGCTGAGTGCAACAGCAACAAGGAGAACAGTGAGCAAACGCAGACTAAGACTAGATCATGGAGGAAACCGCCAAACAGTAAAAGCAGGAAGAGTGTTAAAAACACCTCTCACCAGAACCAACGGTCCGGCTCCCAGCAGCACACAGGACCTACTAACTCTCTGCAGCAACCGGCTCACCATATCCCTCTGCCCGAGCCCATCTTTCGCGTGCTGAGTTCAGTCTGCCCCTCAGAGGCGCCTCCTCTGCCGACCGCCTACTATCGGTTCATAGAAAGGTCAATGGAGGAACAGGACAGTGTGGCTGAGTACGACATGGACGAGGAGGACCTCGCCTGGCTGGAGATGGTCAACCAAAAGCGAGTGTGTGACGGCCACGCCTCCGTTACCGCGGACGCCTTTGAGCTGCTGATTGACCGCCTGGAGAGGGAATCCATCTTGGAGTCGCGCAGCCAGGCTCTGtcccagagtgctgtggacgaggacGCTTTCTGCTGCGTCTGTCTGGACGACGAATGTCTGAACAGTAATGTCATCCTGTTCTGTGACATCTGCAATCTGGCCGTCCACCAGGAGTGCTACGGCGTGCCCTACGTACCGGAGGGCCAGTGGCTGTGCCGCTGCTGCCTGCAGTCGCCCTCCCGTCCCGTAGACTGTGTGCTCTGCCCCAACCAAGGAGGTGCCTTCAAGCAGACGAGTGACGGACGCTGGGCCCACGTCGTTTGTGCCATATGGATCCCAGAGGTGTGCTTTGCCAACACGGTGTTTCTGGAGCCCGTTGAGGGGGTCAAGAACATCCCTCCCGCTCGCTGGAAGCTCACCTGCTACCTGTGCAAGCAGAAAGGCAGAGGAGCGTCCATTCAGTGCCACAAAGCCAACTGCTACAGGGCCTTTCATGTCACTTGCGCCCAGAAGGCCGGCCTGTTTATGAAGATAGACCCCGTCCGGGAGACGGGGGTCAACGGTACCACCTTCTCTGTCAAAAAGACTGCTTTCTGTGAGCATCATTCTCCAGTGGGGTCTCGGCGGGACGGGTCCGGAGacgagtcagttgaagggagactGGTGGGTGGGAGGGGCAACCGGGGTCAACGATCCTACACTCAAAGCcccccgccgccaccaccaAACAAGAAGGCCACCAAGGGCCAGAAGAAGAAGGGCGCTAAGGGGTCTGCTCGGTCGACACGCCGCTCAACCGTGCCTGTGCTGCTGGTGCCTCAGATCCCCTCTCACAG GCTGAATAAGATCTGCACAGGGGTTGAAGTCCAGAGGAAGAATCAGTTCATGCAGAGGCTTCACAACTACTGGTTACTTAAACGGCAGTCACGAAATGGGATGCCTTTAATACGACGACTTCATTCCCATTTGCAGGCTCAAAAGACTGCGGAGCAG AGGGAGCCTGATGAGAAGCTGTGTGCTGCGAGGGAGGAGCTACGATACTGGCAGAAGTTGAGGCAAGACCTGGAAAGAGCCCGGCTTTTGGTGGAACTTATCCGCAAGAGAGAGCGGCTAAAGAGAGAACAG ATGAAAATTCAGCAGGCTGCCCTTGAACTGCAGTTGACCCCTGCGTTGGTTCTTCTGCGATCCACCTTGGAACAACTGCAAGAGAAAGACACAGCAAAGATCTTCTCTCAGCCCGTCGATCTATCAGAG GTCCCAGATTACCTGGAGTTTATATCCCAACCCATGGACTTCTCCACCATGTGTACCAAACTGGAGGGACATGCCTATTGCTCCATCGCGGACATCGAGAAGGACTTCAACCTCATGATCTCCAACTGCCTCAAGTACAACTCCAAGGACACCATGTTTCACAAGACAGCCTTACAACTCCGGGAGGTGGGCGGAGCCGTTCTCCGTCACGCCCACAGGCAGTCCCAGAGCATCGGCCTGGACCCCAGCACAGGGATGCATCTCCCAGAGTCTCCCAACAGACATGGCTTCTACACCTGTACATGGGACGACG TCGACTCCCTGTTGGACCCAGAGAACAGACTGCACTTGACGACGGACGAACAGCTGAAGGCCTTACTGGACAAACTGGACATGGTTGCATCCATGCGCACCAGTGGTGGGCGAACCAAACGCATCAGGCTGCTGCGTCGAGAGATCAACTCGCTCCGACAGAAGatgaaccagcagcagcagaactcgCAGTCTGCGAATCACAAGGACGACGAAggcgaagaagaggaggaggaggaagaggaagaagaaaagggggcgaaggaagagaaaaagaagaagaagggaccTCTGAGAGCCATGTCAAACTCTGGGACAG ATGACTCTCCACCCGTGCTAGAACTCACCTGCCCGGTATCATCGCCGTTGCCAGGGGACGCTCCGCTGGAACCTCCGGTCCTGGGCATCGTACCCGGAGGGCGAAGGTCACCCGGACGCTCCTACAAGCGCCAGAGGTCATCCCGCGCCGGAGGCAAAAGCCAAGCGGAGGATGAGGCGGAAGTCGGTGAAACGCCATCGTCCCAACAGGAGGCGGTGCATGAGGTCACTCCGCTGGGAACCCCCCCCACTCTGCCTTTGGTCGGAGTTGGTCGCCGCACGTCGGTTCTGTTCAAAAAAGCTAAGAACGGGGCGCGGCTGGTGAGAAACAAGTCGCCACCACAACAGAACGGTAAAGCGTCTGAGGGTAAAACCAACGGGTTGGAAAACAGCCCCGCCAGCCCAAGTCCCCCCAGTGTGACCAACGTCATGACCTTACCTCCCACCCCAAGCGCCTCCCCCGCAccaccctctccttcctcacacCACCTGAGGTCCAGAGGCCCGAGCTCAGAAAGTGAAGCAGACAAgctccccccaccacccggAGAAGGAG GCCTGACAAATGGAAAGAACACCTATGCAGACCACCACCACGACGACGACAAACAACTAAA CTGCAGTTCCTCCCCACCCAAACGAAGTCGTGGTAAACCTGCACTGGCGAGAGTTCCCAACAGTGAGCATGGAGACATCTGTGGATCTG CAGGACAGTCTACACTTCTGTCTTTAGACAGGGAGTCCGAGCTCGGGCCCCTGGACCTGGTTTGGGCCAAATGCAGAGGCTATCCATCGTACCCAGCCATG ATTGTTGATCCAGATATGCCCCAGGAGGGGCTTCTTCACAACGGCATCCCCATCCCAGTGCCTCCTGTGGAGGTGCTGAAACTAGGCGACTTCAGGGAAACGGAAGAGGGGGAGAAGCTCTTCTTGGTGCTGTTCTTTGACACCAAAAGAACGTG GCAGTGGCTCCCTCGGAACAAGTTACTGCCGATGGGGATGGACAACACGGCGGACAAACTACGCCTGATGGAAGGCAAGAAACCCAGCGTTCGAAAGTCTGTGCACACGGCGTACGACCGGGCAATGGTGCATTTAAATCACGTGAGAGGAAATCTAAACTTCACTCCCTCCAATTTTATATAG
- the brpf3a gene encoding bromodomain and PHD finger-containing protein 3 isoform X3, producing the protein MRKVRSWECDTVASGLKMGRGRGRGRGRGRGSSGQLRPPSPYRLQLSPSRETLTYAQAQKIVEVDLEGRLHRINITDALPVITEDEMMAQDIAECNSNKENSEQTQTKTRSWRKPPNSKSRKSVKNTSHQNQRSGSQQHTGPTNSLQQPAHHIPLPEPIFRVLSSVCPSEAPPLPTAYYRFIERSMEEQDSVAEYDMDEEDLAWLEMVNQKRVCDGHASVTADAFELLIDRLERESILESRSQALSQSAVDEDAFCCVCLDDECLNSNVILFCDICNLAVHQECYGVPYVPEGQWLCRCCLQSPSRPVDCVLCPNQGGAFKQTSDGRWAHVVCAIWIPEVCFANTVFLEPVEGVKNIPPARWKLTCYLCKQKGRGASIQCHKANCYRAFHVTCAQKAGLFMKIDPVRETGVNGTTFSVKKTAFCEHHSPVGSRRDGSGDESVEGRLVGGRGNRGQRSYTQSPPPPPPNKKATKGQKKKGAKGSARSTRRSTVPVLLVPQIPSHRLNKICTGVEVQRKNQFMQRLHNYWLLKRQSRNGMPLIRRLHSHLQAQKTAEQREPDEKLCAAREELRYWQKLRQDLERARLLVELIRKRERLKREQMKIQQAALELQLTPALVLLRSTLEQLQEKDTAKIFSQPVDLSEVPDYLEFISQPMDFSTMCTKLEGHAYCSIADIEKDFNLMISNCLKYNSKDTMFHKTALQLREVGGAVLRHAHRQSQSIGLDPSTGMHLPESPNRHGFYTCTWDDVDSLLDPENRLHLTTDEQLKALLDKLDMVASMRTSGGRTKRIRLLRREINSLRQKMNQQQQNSQSANHKDDEGEEEEEEEEEEEKGAKEEKKKKKGPLRAMSNSGTDDSPPVLELTCPVSSPLPGDAPLEPPVLGIVPGGRRSPGRSYKRQRSSRAGGKSQAEDEAEVGETPSSQQEAVHEVTPLGTPPTLPLVGVGRRTSVLFKKAKNGARLVRNKSPPQQNGKASEGKTNGLENSPASPSPPSVTNVMTLPPTPSASPAPPSPSSHHLRSRGPSSESEADKLPPPPGEGGLTNGKNTYADHHHDDDKQLNSSPPKRSRGKPALARVPNSEHGDICGSAGQSTLLSLDRESELGPLDLVWAKCRGYPSYPAMIVDPDMPQEGLLHNGIPIPVPPVEVLKLGDFRETEEGEKLFLVLFFDTKRTWQWLPRNKLLPMGMDNTADKLRLMEGKKPSVRKSVHTAYDRAMVHLNHVRGNLNFTPSNFI; encoded by the exons ATGCGGAAGGTGAGGAGCTGGGAATGTGACACAGTTGCCAGCGGACTCAAGATGGGTAGGGGccgaggcagagggagaggaaggggcaGGGGATCATCTGGACAGTTGCGGCCCCCTTCGCCCTACAGACTGCAGCTCTCTCCATCCAGGGAGACTTTGACGTACGCTCAGGCGCAGAAGATAGTGGAAGTGGACCTGGAGGGAAGGCTCCATCGGATTAACATCACGGACGCTCTGCCGGTGATCACCGAGGACGAGATGATGGCCCAGGACATCGCTGAGTGCAACAGCAACAAGGAGAACAGTGAGCAAACGCAGACTAAGACTAGATCATGGAGGAAACCGCCAAACAGTAAAAGCAGGAAGAGTGTTAAAAACACCTCTCACCAGAACCAACGGTCCGGCTCCCAGCAGCACACAGGACCTACTAACTCTCTGCAGCAACCGGCTCACCATATCCCTCTGCCCGAGCCCATCTTTCGCGTGCTGAGTTCAGTCTGCCCCTCAGAGGCGCCTCCTCTGCCGACCGCCTACTATCGGTTCATAGAAAGGTCAATGGAGGAACAGGACAGTGTGGCTGAGTACGACATGGACGAGGAGGACCTCGCCTGGCTGGAGATGGTCAACCAAAAGCGAGTGTGTGACGGCCACGCCTCCGTTACCGCGGACGCCTTTGAGCTGCTGATTGACCGCCTGGAGAGGGAATCCATCTTGGAGTCGCGCAGCCAGGCTCTGtcccagagtgctgtggacgaggacGCTTTCTGCTGCGTCTGTCTGGACGACGAATGTCTGAACAGTAATGTCATCCTGTTCTGTGACATCTGCAATCTGGCCGTCCACCAGGAGTGCTACGGCGTGCCCTACGTACCGGAGGGCCAGTGGCTGTGCCGCTGCTGCCTGCAGTCGCCCTCCCGTCCCGTAGACTGTGTGCTCTGCCCCAACCAAGGAGGTGCCTTCAAGCAGACGAGTGACGGACGCTGGGCCCACGTCGTTTGTGCCATATGGATCCCAGAGGTGTGCTTTGCCAACACGGTGTTTCTGGAGCCCGTTGAGGGGGTCAAGAACATCCCTCCCGCTCGCTGGAAGCTCACCTGCTACCTGTGCAAGCAGAAAGGCAGAGGAGCGTCCATTCAGTGCCACAAAGCCAACTGCTACAGGGCCTTTCATGTCACTTGCGCCCAGAAGGCCGGCCTGTTTATGAAGATAGACCCCGTCCGGGAGACGGGGGTCAACGGTACCACCTTCTCTGTCAAAAAGACTGCTTTCTGTGAGCATCATTCTCCAGTGGGGTCTCGGCGGGACGGGTCCGGAGacgagtcagttgaagggagactGGTGGGTGGGAGGGGCAACCGGGGTCAACGATCCTACACTCAAAGCcccccgccgccaccaccaAACAAGAAGGCCACCAAGGGCCAGAAGAAGAAGGGCGCTAAGGGGTCTGCTCGGTCGACACGCCGCTCAACCGTGCCTGTGCTGCTGGTGCCTCAGATCCCCTCTCACAG GCTGAATAAGATCTGCACAGGGGTTGAAGTCCAGAGGAAGAATCAGTTCATGCAGAGGCTTCACAACTACTGGTTACTTAAACGGCAGTCACGAAATGGGATGCCTTTAATACGACGACTTCATTCCCATTTGCAGGCTCAAAAGACTGCGGAGCAG AGGGAGCCTGATGAGAAGCTGTGTGCTGCGAGGGAGGAGCTACGATACTGGCAGAAGTTGAGGCAAGACCTGGAAAGAGCCCGGCTTTTGGTGGAACTTATCCGCAAGAGAGAGCGGCTAAAGAGAGAACAG ATGAAAATTCAGCAGGCTGCCCTTGAACTGCAGTTGACCCCTGCGTTGGTTCTTCTGCGATCCACCTTGGAACAACTGCAAGAGAAAGACACAGCAAAGATCTTCTCTCAGCCCGTCGATCTATCAGAG GTCCCAGATTACCTGGAGTTTATATCCCAACCCATGGACTTCTCCACCATGTGTACCAAACTGGAGGGACATGCCTATTGCTCCATCGCGGACATCGAGAAGGACTTCAACCTCATGATCTCCAACTGCCTCAAGTACAACTCCAAGGACACCATGTTTCACAAGACAGCCTTACAACTCCGGGAGGTGGGCGGAGCCGTTCTCCGTCACGCCCACAGGCAGTCCCAGAGCATCGGCCTGGACCCCAGCACAGGGATGCATCTCCCAGAGTCTCCCAACAGACATGGCTTCTACACCTGTACATGGGACGACG TCGACTCCCTGTTGGACCCAGAGAACAGACTGCACTTGACGACGGACGAACAGCTGAAGGCCTTACTGGACAAACTGGACATGGTTGCATCCATGCGCACCAGTGGTGGGCGAACCAAACGCATCAGGCTGCTGCGTCGAGAGATCAACTCGCTCCGACAGAAGatgaaccagcagcagcagaactcgCAGTCTGCGAATCACAAGGACGACGAAggcgaagaagaggaggaggaggaagaggaagaagaaaagggggcgaaggaagagaaaaagaagaagaagggaccTCTGAGAGCCATGTCAAACTCTGGGACAG ATGACTCTCCACCCGTGCTAGAACTCACCTGCCCGGTATCATCGCCGTTGCCAGGGGACGCTCCGCTGGAACCTCCGGTCCTGGGCATCGTACCCGGAGGGCGAAGGTCACCCGGACGCTCCTACAAGCGCCAGAGGTCATCCCGCGCCGGAGGCAAAAGCCAAGCGGAGGATGAGGCGGAAGTCGGTGAAACGCCATCGTCCCAACAGGAGGCGGTGCATGAGGTCACTCCGCTGGGAACCCCCCCCACTCTGCCTTTGGTCGGAGTTGGTCGCCGCACGTCGGTTCTGTTCAAAAAAGCTAAGAACGGGGCGCGGCTGGTGAGAAACAAGTCGCCACCACAACAGAACGGTAAAGCGTCTGAGGGTAAAACCAACGGGTTGGAAAACAGCCCCGCCAGCCCAAGTCCCCCCAGTGTGACCAACGTCATGACCTTACCTCCCACCCCAAGCGCCTCCCCCGCAccaccctctccttcctcacacCACCTGAGGTCCAGAGGCCCGAGCTCAGAAAGTGAAGCAGACAAgctccccccaccacccggAGAAGGAG GCCTGACAAATGGAAAGAACACCTATGCAGACCACCACCACGACGACGACAAACAACTAAA TTCCTCCCCACCCAAACGAAGTCGTGGTAAACCTGCACTGGCGAGAGTTCCCAACAGTGAGCATGGAGACATCTGTGGATCTG CAGGACAGTCTACACTTCTGTCTTTAGACAGGGAGTCCGAGCTCGGGCCCCTGGACCTGGTTTGGGCCAAATGCAGAGGCTATCCATCGTACCCAGCCATG ATTGTTGATCCAGATATGCCCCAGGAGGGGCTTCTTCACAACGGCATCCCCATCCCAGTGCCTCCTGTGGAGGTGCTGAAACTAGGCGACTTCAGGGAAACGGAAGAGGGGGAGAAGCTCTTCTTGGTGCTGTTCTTTGACACCAAAAGAACGTG GCAGTGGCTCCCTCGGAACAAGTTACTGCCGATGGGGATGGACAACACGGCGGACAAACTACGCCTGATGGAAGGCAAGAAACCCAGCGTTCGAAAGTCTGTGCACACGGCGTACGACCGGGCAATGGTGCATTTAAATCACGTGAGAGGAAATCTAAACTTCACTCCCTCCAATTTTATATAG
- the brpf3a gene encoding bromodomain and PHD finger-containing protein 3 isoform X5 yields the protein MRKVRSWECDTVASGLKMGRGRGRGRGRGRGSSGQLRPPSPYRLQLSPSRETLTYAQAQKIVEVDLEGRLHRINITDALPVITEDEMMAQDIAECNSNKENSEQTQTKTRSWRKPPNSKSRKSVKNTSHQNQRSGSQQHTGPTNSLQQPAHHIPLPEPIFRVLSSVCPSEAPPLPTAYYRFIERSMEEQDSVAEYDMDEEDLAWLEMVNQKRVCDGHASVTADAFELLIDRLERESILESRSQALSQSAVDEDAFCCVCLDDECLNSNVILFCDICNLAVHQECYGVPYVPEGQWLCRCCLQSPSRPVDCVLCPNQGGAFKQTSDGRWAHVVCAIWIPEVCFANTVFLEPVEGVKNIPPARWKLTCYLCKQKGRGASIQCHKANCYRAFHVTCAQKAGLFMKIDPVRETGVNGTTFSVKKTAFCEHHSPVGSRRDGSGDESVEGRLVGGRGNRGQRSYTQSPPPPPPNKKATKGQKKKGAKGSARSTRRSTVPVLLVPQIPSHRLNKICTGVEVQRKNQFMQRLHNYWLLKRQSRNGMPLIRRLHSHLQAQKTAEQREPDEKLCAAREELRYWQKLRQDLERARLLVELIRKRERLKREQMKIQQAALELQLTPALVLLRSTLEQLQEKDTAKIFSQPVDLSEVPDYLEFISQPMDFSTMCTKLEGHAYCSIADIEKDFNLMISNCLKYNSKDTMFHKTALQLREVGGAVLRHAHRQSQSIGLDPSTGMHLPESPNRHGFYTCTWDDVDSLLDPENRLHLTTDEQLKALLDKLDMVASMRTSGGRTKRIRLLRREINSLRQKMNQQQQNSQSANHKDDEGEEEEEEEEEEEKGAKEEKKKKKGPLRAMSNSGTDDSPPVLELTCPVSSPLPGDAPLEPPVLGIVPGGRRSPGRSYKRQRSSRAGGKSQAEDEAEVGETPSSQQEAVHEVTPLGTPPTLPLVGVGRRTSVLFKKAKNGARLVRNKSPPQQNGKASEGKTNGLENSPASPSPPSVTNVMTLPPTPSASPAPPSPSSHHLRSRGPSSESEADKLPPPPGEGGLTNGKNTYADHHHDDDKQLNCSSSPPKRSRGKPALARVPNSEHGDICGSDRESELGPLDLVWAKCRGYPSYPAMIVDPDMPQEGLLHNGIPIPVPPVEVLKLGDFRETEEGEKLFLVLFFDTKRTWQWLPRNKLLPMGMDNTADKLRLMEGKKPSVRKSVHTAYDRAMVHLNHVRGNLNFTPSNFI from the exons ATGCGGAAGGTGAGGAGCTGGGAATGTGACACAGTTGCCAGCGGACTCAAGATGGGTAGGGGccgaggcagagggagaggaaggggcaGGGGATCATCTGGACAGTTGCGGCCCCCTTCGCCCTACAGACTGCAGCTCTCTCCATCCAGGGAGACTTTGACGTACGCTCAGGCGCAGAAGATAGTGGAAGTGGACCTGGAGGGAAGGCTCCATCGGATTAACATCACGGACGCTCTGCCGGTGATCACCGAGGACGAGATGATGGCCCAGGACATCGCTGAGTGCAACAGCAACAAGGAGAACAGTGAGCAAACGCAGACTAAGACTAGATCATGGAGGAAACCGCCAAACAGTAAAAGCAGGAAGAGTGTTAAAAACACCTCTCACCAGAACCAACGGTCCGGCTCCCAGCAGCACACAGGACCTACTAACTCTCTGCAGCAACCGGCTCACCATATCCCTCTGCCCGAGCCCATCTTTCGCGTGCTGAGTTCAGTCTGCCCCTCAGAGGCGCCTCCTCTGCCGACCGCCTACTATCGGTTCATAGAAAGGTCAATGGAGGAACAGGACAGTGTGGCTGAGTACGACATGGACGAGGAGGACCTCGCCTGGCTGGAGATGGTCAACCAAAAGCGAGTGTGTGACGGCCACGCCTCCGTTACCGCGGACGCCTTTGAGCTGCTGATTGACCGCCTGGAGAGGGAATCCATCTTGGAGTCGCGCAGCCAGGCTCTGtcccagagtgctgtggacgaggacGCTTTCTGCTGCGTCTGTCTGGACGACGAATGTCTGAACAGTAATGTCATCCTGTTCTGTGACATCTGCAATCTGGCCGTCCACCAGGAGTGCTACGGCGTGCCCTACGTACCGGAGGGCCAGTGGCTGTGCCGCTGCTGCCTGCAGTCGCCCTCCCGTCCCGTAGACTGTGTGCTCTGCCCCAACCAAGGAGGTGCCTTCAAGCAGACGAGTGACGGACGCTGGGCCCACGTCGTTTGTGCCATATGGATCCCAGAGGTGTGCTTTGCCAACACGGTGTTTCTGGAGCCCGTTGAGGGGGTCAAGAACATCCCTCCCGCTCGCTGGAAGCTCACCTGCTACCTGTGCAAGCAGAAAGGCAGAGGAGCGTCCATTCAGTGCCACAAAGCCAACTGCTACAGGGCCTTTCATGTCACTTGCGCCCAGAAGGCCGGCCTGTTTATGAAGATAGACCCCGTCCGGGAGACGGGGGTCAACGGTACCACCTTCTCTGTCAAAAAGACTGCTTTCTGTGAGCATCATTCTCCAGTGGGGTCTCGGCGGGACGGGTCCGGAGacgagtcagttgaagggagactGGTGGGTGGGAGGGGCAACCGGGGTCAACGATCCTACACTCAAAGCcccccgccgccaccaccaAACAAGAAGGCCACCAAGGGCCAGAAGAAGAAGGGCGCTAAGGGGTCTGCTCGGTCGACACGCCGCTCAACCGTGCCTGTGCTGCTGGTGCCTCAGATCCCCTCTCACAG GCTGAATAAGATCTGCACAGGGGTTGAAGTCCAGAGGAAGAATCAGTTCATGCAGAGGCTTCACAACTACTGGTTACTTAAACGGCAGTCACGAAATGGGATGCCTTTAATACGACGACTTCATTCCCATTTGCAGGCTCAAAAGACTGCGGAGCAG AGGGAGCCTGATGAGAAGCTGTGTGCTGCGAGGGAGGAGCTACGATACTGGCAGAAGTTGAGGCAAGACCTGGAAAGAGCCCGGCTTTTGGTGGAACTTATCCGCAAGAGAGAGCGGCTAAAGAGAGAACAG ATGAAAATTCAGCAGGCTGCCCTTGAACTGCAGTTGACCCCTGCGTTGGTTCTTCTGCGATCCACCTTGGAACAACTGCAAGAGAAAGACACAGCAAAGATCTTCTCTCAGCCCGTCGATCTATCAGAG GTCCCAGATTACCTGGAGTTTATATCCCAACCCATGGACTTCTCCACCATGTGTACCAAACTGGAGGGACATGCCTATTGCTCCATCGCGGACATCGAGAAGGACTTCAACCTCATGATCTCCAACTGCCTCAAGTACAACTCCAAGGACACCATGTTTCACAAGACAGCCTTACAACTCCGGGAGGTGGGCGGAGCCGTTCTCCGTCACGCCCACAGGCAGTCCCAGAGCATCGGCCTGGACCCCAGCACAGGGATGCATCTCCCAGAGTCTCCCAACAGACATGGCTTCTACACCTGTACATGGGACGACG TCGACTCCCTGTTGGACCCAGAGAACAGACTGCACTTGACGACGGACGAACAGCTGAAGGCCTTACTGGACAAACTGGACATGGTTGCATCCATGCGCACCAGTGGTGGGCGAACCAAACGCATCAGGCTGCTGCGTCGAGAGATCAACTCGCTCCGACAGAAGatgaaccagcagcagcagaactcgCAGTCTGCGAATCACAAGGACGACGAAggcgaagaagaggaggaggaggaagaggaagaagaaaagggggcgaaggaagagaaaaagaagaagaagggaccTCTGAGAGCCATGTCAAACTCTGGGACAG ATGACTCTCCACCCGTGCTAGAACTCACCTGCCCGGTATCATCGCCGTTGCCAGGGGACGCTCCGCTGGAACCTCCGGTCCTGGGCATCGTACCCGGAGGGCGAAGGTCACCCGGACGCTCCTACAAGCGCCAGAGGTCATCCCGCGCCGGAGGCAAAAGCCAAGCGGAGGATGAGGCGGAAGTCGGTGAAACGCCATCGTCCCAACAGGAGGCGGTGCATGAGGTCACTCCGCTGGGAACCCCCCCCACTCTGCCTTTGGTCGGAGTTGGTCGCCGCACGTCGGTTCTGTTCAAAAAAGCTAAGAACGGGGCGCGGCTGGTGAGAAACAAGTCGCCACCACAACAGAACGGTAAAGCGTCTGAGGGTAAAACCAACGGGTTGGAAAACAGCCCCGCCAGCCCAAGTCCCCCCAGTGTGACCAACGTCATGACCTTACCTCCCACCCCAAGCGCCTCCCCCGCAccaccctctccttcctcacacCACCTGAGGTCCAGAGGCCCGAGCTCAGAAAGTGAAGCAGACAAgctccccccaccacccggAGAAGGAG GCCTGACAAATGGAAAGAACACCTATGCAGACCACCACCACGACGACGACAAACAACTAAA CTGCAGTTCCTCCCCACCCAAACGAAGTCGTGGTAAACCTGCACTGGCGAGAGTTCCCAACAGTGAGCATGGAGACATCTGTGGATCTG ACAGGGAGTCCGAGCTCGGGCCCCTGGACCTGGTTTGGGCCAAATGCAGAGGCTATCCATCGTACCCAGCCATG ATTGTTGATCCAGATATGCCCCAGGAGGGGCTTCTTCACAACGGCATCCCCATCCCAGTGCCTCCTGTGGAGGTGCTGAAACTAGGCGACTTCAGGGAAACGGAAGAGGGGGAGAAGCTCTTCTTGGTGCTGTTCTTTGACACCAAAAGAACGTG GCAGTGGCTCCCTCGGAACAAGTTACTGCCGATGGGGATGGACAACACGGCGGACAAACTACGCCTGATGGAAGGCAAGAAACCCAGCGTTCGAAAGTCTGTGCACACGGCGTACGACCGGGCAATGGTGCATTTAAATCACGTGAGAGGAAATCTAAACTTCACTCCCTCCAATTTTATATAG